One Pristiophorus japonicus isolate sPriJap1 unplaced genomic scaffold, sPriJap1.hap1 HAP1_SCAFFOLD_290, whole genome shotgun sequence DNA segment encodes these proteins:
- the LOC139248748 gene encoding probable G-protein coupled receptor 139, whose product MIIAVTGVPVNLVAIVVLSRGKCGLSTCTTRYLVAMAAADLLVVITAIILYRISWYYFPWSFLGITPVCRVIRLLSCVATDCSVWFTVTFTFDRFVAISWQKLKTKYCTGRTAAVVLATSCILLCSKNIPHYFTIVPGYIIDNVQWFCYSMPAYYTEPGWLGFDWFDTVLTPLLPFAVILLLNALTIRHISVASRVRRGLRGESKGGNGSDPEMESRRKSVILLFTISGSFILLWLIFVIEFLYYSIAGIHPADYNVSLYTFRQVGYILRNLSCCTNTFIYGVTQSKFREQLKSAVKYPFTSIIQLINKQNN is encoded by the exons ATGATCATTGCCGTCACCGGCGTTCCTG tgaatttagtggcgattgtggtcctgtcccggggaaagtgcggtctgtccacctgcaccactcgctacctggttgccatggcagcggcggatctactggtggtcatcACTGCGATCATACTGTACCGGATCAGTTGGTATTATTTCCCGTGGTCTTTCCTGGGTATCACCCCTGTGTGTCGCGTTATACGTCTCCTGTCCTGTGTAGCCactgactgttctgtctggttcaccgtcactttcacctttgatcgatttgtggccatttcttggcagaagctgaaaaccaaatattgcaccgggagaactgcggctgtggtcctggcaacaagctgcattctgctctgcTCAAAAAACATTCCTCACTACTTTACAATTGTACCTGGatatataatcgacaatgttcAGTGGTTCTGTTATTCAATGCCAGCCTATTATACTGAGCCCGGATGGCtgggatttgactggtttgatacggtattaaccccactgctcccattcgctgtaattttgttgctcaatgctctgacaATCAGACACATTTcagtggccagtcgagtccggaggggtctgaggggtgagagcaagggggggaatggcagtgacccagagatggagagcaggaggaagtctgtcattttactcttcaccatatccggcagcttcatactgctgtggctgatatTTGTTATAGAATTCTTATATTATAGCATTGCAGGAATACATCCCGCTGATTACAATGTTTCTTTATATACCTTTCGACAAGTCGGATATATACTGCggaatttaagttgctgcacaaacacatttatttacggggtgacccagtccaagttcagagaacAGTTGAAGAGCGCGGTGAAATATCCGTTTACATCGattatacaattaattaataaacagaacaactga